A genomic region of Dreissena polymorpha isolate Duluth1 chromosome 4, UMN_Dpol_1.0, whole genome shotgun sequence contains the following coding sequences:
- the LOC127876592 gene encoding uncharacterized protein LOC127876592 isoform X3, with translation MEGRDTYLRRERKLTIAGQLMGTNFEYFHFGSQSEGTTTPGLNSDIDLLCSDKRVNIMTDWRDWEAGMENFLMLRDDITPPQQYLLQVIYPYTPEPVTSISDDRFVRKDSGQILLSSERGKQNIEQKVSRLGEVTRNGPSVSYIPNWDIVRTFPVCKPIPEIHHWIDRCRGRHWPPAKLLEAARRSPSFLVPAGHPDSDYKREEWRLSPNLIERMLMFSFNMTQIKCYISLKIIKTALLNKIVGDFITSFHCKTLMFYTIERTHPSLWKEHNLVFLLLLCLQVLRKWLRLGCLPHYIIQGVNLFDGKLSMVQQRRLLQYVNYLIKNDLQDLFHIAIDNLECRLQACGIRRIEQGGEGELRPIWLRYGISLLLKFEDLERFITELTKITHRIQNSNTNFQKGKQKKLRAVVEDSTNVKLTSIAFDFINHLFALHNSSQSSTCSQLPNPAFIEIIRRFQYSLKTDFVSSRLKLASVLYCFGHLHAAIKVLNDAERKYHSKVKAMCVNRFIEGETDIQVFVNMISDNCDNLLSKLPFAFCVRFIRQEVHCAPYILWFEMNRGMTDEEVEQRHTYEKRWMDDAEVDVRPFLHYLQFLTYGGLGERNKQLHAFYMLKSYILNPRNKINIYHRETALNLIGHCYEMEGDYEMALYIYKASLRLDKTNNAANWHLQRVQRIISNLE, from the exons ATGGAGGGGAGAGACACATATTTGCGAAGAGAGCGTAAGCTGACGATAGCAGGGCAACTTATGGGAAccaattttgaatattttcatttCGGGAGCCAATCTGAAGGCACCACCACTCCCGGTCTCAATTCTGATATtgatttgctatgtagtgacaaaCGTGTGAACATCATGACAGACTGGAGGGACTGGGAGGCTGGGATGGAGAACTTTCTGATGCTTCGTGACGACATCACTCCACCTCAACAGTACTTGCTTCAGGTCATATATCCATACACACCGGAACCGGTGACCAGTATTTCTGATGACAGGTTTGTGAGGAAAGATTCCGGACAAATACTGTTAAGCTCAGAAAGAGGGAAACAGAATATAGAGCAGAAAGTATCACGTCTAGGAGAGGTAACCAGAAATGGACCTTCTGTGAGTTATATTCCCAACTGGGATATTGTAAGGACCTTTCCTGTCTGCAAACCTATTCCTGAAATACACCACTGGATAGACAGGTGTAGAGGTAGACATTGGCCGCCTGCCAAATTACTGGAGGCTGCAAGACGATCTCCGTCTTTCCTGGTACCTGCAGGACATCCAGACAGTGATTACAAGCGCGAAGAATGGCGCCTTTCTCCGAACCTTATTGAACGCATGTTGATGTTTAGTTTCAATATGacacaaattaaatgttacattagtctaaaaataattaaaacagc cttACTTAATAAAATAGTTGGGGATTTTATCAcaagttttcattgtaaaacCTTGATGTTCTACACAATAGAGCGAACACACCCTTCTCTGTGGAAGGAACATAACCTCGTCTTTCTACTTTTACTATGTTTACAAGTGTTAAGAAAATGGCTGCGATTGGGATGCTTACCTCATTATATCATACAAGGAGTGAACTTGTTTGATGGGAAACTGTCTATGGTGCAACAGAGACGTCTTTTACAGTACGTGAATTACTTGATAAAGAATGACTTGCAAGATTTATTTCATATAGCTATAGATAACTTAGAATGTCGGTTACAAGCGTGTGGTATACGAAGGATCGAACAAGGTGGAGAGGGAGAACTGAGACCTATATGGTTACGTTATGGTATCAGTTTATTGCTGAAGTTCGAGGACTTGGAAAGATTTATTACAGAATTAACAAAGATAACACATCGGATACAGAATTCGAATACAAACTTCCAGAAaggtaaacaaaaaaaattacgGGCTGTTGTTGAAGACTCAACGAATGTCAAATTGACATCCATTGCTTTCGACTTTATAAATCACCTGTTTGCATTACACAATTCAAGTCAATCATCAACGTGTTCACAACTACCAAACCCtgcttttattgaaattataCGCCGCTTCCAATATTCTTTAAAAACGGATTTCGTTTCTAGCCGCTTAAAGTTGGCTTCTGTGCTATACTGCTTTGGACATCTTCACGCggcaattaaagttttaaatgatgCGGAGAGGAAGTATCACAGCAAGGTTAAGGCTATGTGCGTAAACAGATTTATAGAAGGAGAAACAGATATCCAGGTGTTTGTGAACATGATCTCAGATAACTGTGACAACCTACTCAGTAAACTGCCATTCGCATTCTGTGTCAGGTTTATCAGACAAGAAGTGCATTGCGCCCCATACATATTGTGGTTTGAAATGAATCGCGGTATGACTGACGAGGAAGTTGAGCAGAGACATACGTATGAAAAACGATGGATGGACGACGCTGAGGTAGATGTTCGTCCGTTCCTTCACTATCTACAGTTTCTCACGTATGGGGGACTCGGTGAACGCAACAAACAACTTCATGCGTTTTATATGCTCAAGTCTTATATACTTAATCCAAgaaataaaatcaacatttatCACCGAGAGACAGCGCTCAATTTGATTGGTCACTGCTATGAAATGGAAGGCGACTATGAAATGGCGTTATATATCTACAAGGCATCGTTGCGTCTTGATAAAACGAACAATGCAGCTAACTGGCACTTACAGCGGGTGCAGCGCATAATAAGTAACTTAGAATGA
- the LOC127876592 gene encoding uncharacterized protein LOC127876592 isoform X2 gives MENDPDTINWAVGCLTRRPGLPRATGTKNKVRVPSSKLNLRAWRVCINVDPPRRSNNRRGQHLVTNLLIPDHFLALSIRLSDLLDEIGAGKCTVMEGRDTYLRRERKLTIAGQLMGTNFEYFHFGSQSEGTTTPGLNSDIDLLCSDKRVNIMTDWRDWEAGMENFLMLRDDITPPQQYLLQVIYPYTPEPVTSISDDRFVRKDSGQILLSSERGKQNIEQKVSRLGEVTRNGPSVSYIPNWDIVRTFPVCKPIPEIHHWIDRCRGRHWPPAKLLEAARRSPSFLVPAGHPDSDYKREEWRLSPNLIERMLMFSFNMTQIKCYISLKIIKTALLNKIVGDFITSFHCKTLMFYTIERTHPSLWKEHNLVFLLLLCLQVLRKWLRLGCLPHYIIQGVNLFDGKLSMVQQRRLLQYVNYLIKNDLQDLFHIAIDNLECRLQACGIRRIEQGGEGELRPIWLRYGISLLLKFEDLERFITELTKITHRIQNSNTNFQKGKQKKLRAVVEDSTNVKLTSIAFDFINHLFALHNSSQSSTCSQLPNPAFIEIIRRFQYSLKTDFVSSRLKLASVLYCFGHLHAAIKVLNDAERKYHSKVKAMCVNRFIEGETDIQVFVNMISDNCDNLLSKLPFAFCVRFIRQEVHCAPYILWFEMNRGMTDEEVEQRHTYEKRWMDDAEVDVRPFLHYLQFLTYGGLGERNKQLHAFYMLKSYILNPRNKINIYHRETALNLIGHCYEMEGDYEMALYIYKASLRLDKTNNAANWHLQRVQRIISNLE, from the exons ATGGAAAACGATCCAGATACGATAAACTGGGCGGTCGGTTGTCTGACGCGAAGGCCGGGATTACCTCGGGCAACAGGAACAAAAAACAAG GTACGTGTTCCCAGTTCGAAACTCAATCTTCGTGCTTGGAGAGTTTGCATAAATGTGGATCCACCGAGGCGGTCAAACAACAGACGGGGTCAACATCTTGTGACAAACTTGCTG ATTCCAGACCATTTCCTAGCATTGTCTATCCGGTTATCAGATTTGCTTGATGAGATTGGAGCCGGAAAATGCACTGTAATGGAGGGGAGAGACACATATTTGCGAAGAGAGCGTAAGCTGACGATAGCAGGGCAACTTATGGGAAccaattttgaatattttcatttCGGGAGCCAATCTGAAGGCACCACCACTCCCGGTCTCAATTCTGATATtgatttgctatgtagtgacaaaCGTGTGAACATCATGACAGACTGGAGGGACTGGGAGGCTGGGATGGAGAACTTTCTGATGCTTCGTGACGACATCACTCCACCTCAACAGTACTTGCTTCAGGTCATATATCCATACACACCGGAACCGGTGACCAGTATTTCTGATGACAGGTTTGTGAGGAAAGATTCCGGACAAATACTGTTAAGCTCAGAAAGAGGGAAACAGAATATAGAGCAGAAAGTATCACGTCTAGGAGAGGTAACCAGAAATGGACCTTCTGTGAGTTATATTCCCAACTGGGATATTGTAAGGACCTTTCCTGTCTGCAAACCTATTCCTGAAATACACCACTGGATAGACAGGTGTAGAGGTAGACATTGGCCGCCTGCCAAATTACTGGAGGCTGCAAGACGATCTCCGTCTTTCCTGGTACCTGCAGGACATCCAGACAGTGATTACAAGCGCGAAGAATGGCGCCTTTCTCCGAACCTTATTGAACGCATGTTGATGTTTAGTTTCAATATGacacaaattaaatgttacattagtctaaaaataattaaaacagc cttACTTAATAAAATAGTTGGGGATTTTATCAcaagttttcattgtaaaacCTTGATGTTCTACACAATAGAGCGAACACACCCTTCTCTGTGGAAGGAACATAACCTCGTCTTTCTACTTTTACTATGTTTACAAGTGTTAAGAAAATGGCTGCGATTGGGATGCTTACCTCATTATATCATACAAGGAGTGAACTTGTTTGATGGGAAACTGTCTATGGTGCAACAGAGACGTCTTTTACAGTACGTGAATTACTTGATAAAGAATGACTTGCAAGATTTATTTCATATAGCTATAGATAACTTAGAATGTCGGTTACAAGCGTGTGGTATACGAAGGATCGAACAAGGTGGAGAGGGAGAACTGAGACCTATATGGTTACGTTATGGTATCAGTTTATTGCTGAAGTTCGAGGACTTGGAAAGATTTATTACAGAATTAACAAAGATAACACATCGGATACAGAATTCGAATACAAACTTCCAGAAaggtaaacaaaaaaaattacgGGCTGTTGTTGAAGACTCAACGAATGTCAAATTGACATCCATTGCTTTCGACTTTATAAATCACCTGTTTGCATTACACAATTCAAGTCAATCATCAACGTGTTCACAACTACCAAACCCtgcttttattgaaattataCGCCGCTTCCAATATTCTTTAAAAACGGATTTCGTTTCTAGCCGCTTAAAGTTGGCTTCTGTGCTATACTGCTTTGGACATCTTCACGCggcaattaaagttttaaatgatgCGGAGAGGAAGTATCACAGCAAGGTTAAGGCTATGTGCGTAAACAGATTTATAGAAGGAGAAACAGATATCCAGGTGTTTGTGAACATGATCTCAGATAACTGTGACAACCTACTCAGTAAACTGCCATTCGCATTCTGTGTCAGGTTTATCAGACAAGAAGTGCATTGCGCCCCATACATATTGTGGTTTGAAATGAATCGCGGTATGACTGACGAGGAAGTTGAGCAGAGACATACGTATGAAAAACGATGGATGGACGACGCTGAGGTAGATGTTCGTCCGTTCCTTCACTATCTACAGTTTCTCACGTATGGGGGACTCGGTGAACGCAACAAACAACTTCATGCGTTTTATATGCTCAAGTCTTATATACTTAATCCAAgaaataaaatcaacatttatCACCGAGAGACAGCGCTCAATTTGATTGGTCACTGCTATGAAATGGAAGGCGACTATGAAATGGCGTTATATATCTACAAGGCATCGTTGCGTCTTGATAAAACGAACAATGCAGCTAACTGGCACTTACAGCGGGTGCAGCGCATAATAAGTAACTTAGAATGA
- the LOC127876592 gene encoding uncharacterized protein LOC127876592 isoform X1: MKSMEAGKMENDPDTINWAVGCLTRRPGLPRATGTKNKVRVPSSKLNLRAWRVCINVDPPRRSNNRRGQHLVTNLLIPDHFLALSIRLSDLLDEIGAGKCTVMEGRDTYLRRERKLTIAGQLMGTNFEYFHFGSQSEGTTTPGLNSDIDLLCSDKRVNIMTDWRDWEAGMENFLMLRDDITPPQQYLLQVIYPYTPEPVTSISDDRFVRKDSGQILLSSERGKQNIEQKVSRLGEVTRNGPSVSYIPNWDIVRTFPVCKPIPEIHHWIDRCRGRHWPPAKLLEAARRSPSFLVPAGHPDSDYKREEWRLSPNLIERMLMFSFNMTQIKCYISLKIIKTALLNKIVGDFITSFHCKTLMFYTIERTHPSLWKEHNLVFLLLLCLQVLRKWLRLGCLPHYIIQGVNLFDGKLSMVQQRRLLQYVNYLIKNDLQDLFHIAIDNLECRLQACGIRRIEQGGEGELRPIWLRYGISLLLKFEDLERFITELTKITHRIQNSNTNFQKGKQKKLRAVVEDSTNVKLTSIAFDFINHLFALHNSSQSSTCSQLPNPAFIEIIRRFQYSLKTDFVSSRLKLASVLYCFGHLHAAIKVLNDAERKYHSKVKAMCVNRFIEGETDIQVFVNMISDNCDNLLSKLPFAFCVRFIRQEVHCAPYILWFEMNRGMTDEEVEQRHTYEKRWMDDAEVDVRPFLHYLQFLTYGGLGERNKQLHAFYMLKSYILNPRNKINIYHRETALNLIGHCYEMEGDYEMALYIYKASLRLDKTNNAANWHLQRVQRIISNLE, translated from the exons ATGAAGTCAATGGAAG CTGGAAAAATGGAAAACGATCCAGATACGATAAACTGGGCGGTCGGTTGTCTGACGCGAAGGCCGGGATTACCTCGGGCAACAGGAACAAAAAACAAG GTACGTGTTCCCAGTTCGAAACTCAATCTTCGTGCTTGGAGAGTTTGCATAAATGTGGATCCACCGAGGCGGTCAAACAACAGACGGGGTCAACATCTTGTGACAAACTTGCTG ATTCCAGACCATTTCCTAGCATTGTCTATCCGGTTATCAGATTTGCTTGATGAGATTGGAGCCGGAAAATGCACTGTAATGGAGGGGAGAGACACATATTTGCGAAGAGAGCGTAAGCTGACGATAGCAGGGCAACTTATGGGAAccaattttgaatattttcatttCGGGAGCCAATCTGAAGGCACCACCACTCCCGGTCTCAATTCTGATATtgatttgctatgtagtgacaaaCGTGTGAACATCATGACAGACTGGAGGGACTGGGAGGCTGGGATGGAGAACTTTCTGATGCTTCGTGACGACATCACTCCACCTCAACAGTACTTGCTTCAGGTCATATATCCATACACACCGGAACCGGTGACCAGTATTTCTGATGACAGGTTTGTGAGGAAAGATTCCGGACAAATACTGTTAAGCTCAGAAAGAGGGAAACAGAATATAGAGCAGAAAGTATCACGTCTAGGAGAGGTAACCAGAAATGGACCTTCTGTGAGTTATATTCCCAACTGGGATATTGTAAGGACCTTTCCTGTCTGCAAACCTATTCCTGAAATACACCACTGGATAGACAGGTGTAGAGGTAGACATTGGCCGCCTGCCAAATTACTGGAGGCTGCAAGACGATCTCCGTCTTTCCTGGTACCTGCAGGACATCCAGACAGTGATTACAAGCGCGAAGAATGGCGCCTTTCTCCGAACCTTATTGAACGCATGTTGATGTTTAGTTTCAATATGacacaaattaaatgttacattagtctaaaaataattaaaacagc cttACTTAATAAAATAGTTGGGGATTTTATCAcaagttttcattgtaaaacCTTGATGTTCTACACAATAGAGCGAACACACCCTTCTCTGTGGAAGGAACATAACCTCGTCTTTCTACTTTTACTATGTTTACAAGTGTTAAGAAAATGGCTGCGATTGGGATGCTTACCTCATTATATCATACAAGGAGTGAACTTGTTTGATGGGAAACTGTCTATGGTGCAACAGAGACGTCTTTTACAGTACGTGAATTACTTGATAAAGAATGACTTGCAAGATTTATTTCATATAGCTATAGATAACTTAGAATGTCGGTTACAAGCGTGTGGTATACGAAGGATCGAACAAGGTGGAGAGGGAGAACTGAGACCTATATGGTTACGTTATGGTATCAGTTTATTGCTGAAGTTCGAGGACTTGGAAAGATTTATTACAGAATTAACAAAGATAACACATCGGATACAGAATTCGAATACAAACTTCCAGAAaggtaaacaaaaaaaattacgGGCTGTTGTTGAAGACTCAACGAATGTCAAATTGACATCCATTGCTTTCGACTTTATAAATCACCTGTTTGCATTACACAATTCAAGTCAATCATCAACGTGTTCACAACTACCAAACCCtgcttttattgaaattataCGCCGCTTCCAATATTCTTTAAAAACGGATTTCGTTTCTAGCCGCTTAAAGTTGGCTTCTGTGCTATACTGCTTTGGACATCTTCACGCggcaattaaagttttaaatgatgCGGAGAGGAAGTATCACAGCAAGGTTAAGGCTATGTGCGTAAACAGATTTATAGAAGGAGAAACAGATATCCAGGTGTTTGTGAACATGATCTCAGATAACTGTGACAACCTACTCAGTAAACTGCCATTCGCATTCTGTGTCAGGTTTATCAGACAAGAAGTGCATTGCGCCCCATACATATTGTGGTTTGAAATGAATCGCGGTATGACTGACGAGGAAGTTGAGCAGAGACATACGTATGAAAAACGATGGATGGACGACGCTGAGGTAGATGTTCGTCCGTTCCTTCACTATCTACAGTTTCTCACGTATGGGGGACTCGGTGAACGCAACAAACAACTTCATGCGTTTTATATGCTCAAGTCTTATATACTTAATCCAAgaaataaaatcaacatttatCACCGAGAGACAGCGCTCAATTTGATTGGTCACTGCTATGAAATGGAAGGCGACTATGAAATGGCGTTATATATCTACAAGGCATCGTTGCGTCTTGATAAAACGAACAATGCAGCTAACTGGCACTTACAGCGGGTGCAGCGCATAATAAGTAACTTAGAATGA